From the Patescibacteria group bacterium genome, one window contains:
- a CDS encoding beta-galactosidase codes for MAKKFIVITGIVLVLVFVFLFVGSGKEAENITWGVNFSQKQATYLNLDWQEVYLALLEDLNVKNLRIAAHWNLLEPADQQFSFEGLDWQMDKAASYGAKVLLAVGMKTPRWPECHIPEWAEKLPKEELRAQVLEMLKAVVLRYKEHEALFAWQVENEPLLPFGECPFRDFSFLQDEVELVQSLDAEHEVLTSDSGEMSLWFNMARLGDKVAVTLYQKVWSEELNTYLSLPLPSVFYARKAWLVKQLFGKEVVVGELQAEPWVQGELENSTFQEQEKTMTLTQLQENIAFAKSTGLDTFYLWGGEWWYFMKETHNREEFWQEVKNIF; via the coding sequence ATGGCTAAGAAATTTATTGTTATTACAGGAATTGTTCTTGTCTTGGTATTTGTGTTTTTGTTTGTGGGAAGCGGCAAGGAGGCAGAGAATATTACCTGGGGGGTGAACTTCTCTCAAAAACAGGCAACGTATTTAAACTTAGACTGGCAAGAAGTGTACCTGGCGTTGCTTGAAGACCTGAACGTCAAAAATCTGAGGATTGCTGCCCATTGGAATTTACTGGAGCCAGCAGACCAGCAGTTTTCCTTTGAAGGTTTAGACTGGCAGATGGACAAGGCAGCATCTTATGGAGCTAAGGTGCTTTTGGCAGTAGGTATGAAAACCCCCAGGTGGCCAGAGTGTCATATCCCAGAATGGGCAGAGAAACTTCCAAAAGAAGAATTGAGAGCGCAGGTGCTCGAGATGCTTAAAGCAGTAGTTTTGAGGTACAAAGAGCACGAAGCTCTCTTTGCCTGGCAGGTGGAGAACGAGCCCCTGCTTCCCTTTGGAGAATGCCCTTTTCGGGATTTCTCGTTCTTGCAAGATGAGGTAGAGCTGGTACAATCGTTGGATGCAGAGCATGAAGTCCTTACCTCAGACTCAGGTGAGATGTCCTTGTGGTTCAATATGGCTCGCCTGGGAGATAAGGTGGCGGTCACCTTGTACCAAAAGGTGTGGTCAGAGGAACTGAACACCTATCTTTCTCTCCCGCTTCCTTCAGTATTTTATGCAAGAAAAGCATGGTTGGTGAAACAGTTGTTTGGCAAGGAGGTGGTGGTAGGGGAGCTGCAGGCAGAGCCCTGGGTGCAAGGGGAGCTAGAAAACTCCACATTTCAAGAACAAGAAAAGACCATGACTCTCACGCAGCTCCAAGAGAACATTGCATTTGCAAAAAGTACTGGACTGGATACTTTCTATTTGTGGGGCGGCGAATGGTGGTACTTTATGAAAGAAACCCACAACAGAGAAGAGTTTTGGCAAGAGGTAAAGAACATATTTTAG
- a CDS encoding ComEC family competence protein — protein MLFSQFVFGVVLAFGAGIFFASFFSSSYFFILPLLVVGIILASVFWRKWSVVHMGVLIAVSAFSMAYYLTAAKLPEPLSFPQDVSFEGRIVTSPERDEQAMKVIVKPAHMKGRVLLYVSSFEELRQGDRVLVSGKILTPTVFEDFNYPLYLAKEGIFWVMFRPSIEVQQKGTSFLFNLRETLQERIDTSLPLPESSLLASMLLGNKAGLPEELKEDLNATGTRHITAISGMHVAILSGMLFVFLLHLGIPRKKSSLVVLGFLLFFVMFTGSQASALRAGIMGSAFLIAGLFGRRNVGLRVLVFAAAFMLFFNPLLLAHDISFQLSFLAVFGILLFLPLFKYVFGRLPNPLGLRDVVFMSITAQIFTLPLVLYHFGILSFVSLAGNLLIVPLIPLVLFLGVLFLLLSMLLPFLAYLFAFPVGLLLSYLSFVITALSEFPFAAGSVEGFPLWVLLPLLLPASFFAWRVQQEKRFRFREETMI, from the coding sequence ATGCTGTTTTCTCAGTTTGTGTTTGGTGTTGTTCTGGCCTTTGGAGCCGGAATTTTTTTCGCCTCGTTTTTCTCTTCTTCCTACTTTTTCATCCTTCCCCTCCTTGTAGTCGGCATTATACTTGCCAGTGTCTTTTGGAGAAAGTGGAGCGTGGTGCATATGGGGGTATTGATTGCGGTGTCGGCCTTTAGCATGGCGTACTATCTTACTGCAGCAAAGCTTCCAGAGCCGCTCTCTTTTCCCCAGGACGTTTCCTTTGAAGGAAGGATTGTGACGTCACCAGAAAGAGACGAGCAGGCAATGAAAGTAATAGTGAAACCCGCACACATGAAAGGCAGGGTGCTGCTTTACGTTTCTTCTTTTGAGGAACTCAGGCAAGGGGATAGGGTTTTGGTTTCTGGCAAAATCCTTACGCCCACGGTGTTTGAGGATTTCAACTATCCTTTATATCTAGCAAAGGAAGGAATTTTCTGGGTCATGTTTCGTCCCAGCATTGAAGTTCAACAAAAAGGAACATCATTTCTTTTTAACCTCAGGGAAACACTGCAAGAAAGAATTGATACATCCCTTCCCCTGCCTGAATCCTCTTTATTGGCCTCCATGCTTTTGGGAAATAAGGCGGGCCTGCCAGAAGAATTGAAAGAAGACCTGAATGCCACGGGCACAAGGCACATTACTGCAATCTCTGGAATGCATGTTGCCATACTCTCTGGCATGCTTTTTGTCTTTTTGTTACATCTTGGAATACCAAGAAAGAAGAGTTCGCTTGTGGTTTTGGGGTTTCTGCTCTTCTTTGTGATGTTCACGGGTTCTCAAGCTTCAGCCCTGCGCGCCGGGATTATGGGAAGCGCCTTTTTGATTGCGGGTCTTTTTGGGAGGAGAAATGTTGGTTTGCGCGTTTTGGTGTTTGCCGCGGCCTTTATGCTGTTTTTTAACCCTTTGCTCTTGGCGCACGACATTAGCTTTCAGCTTTCCTTTCTTGCGGTATTTGGCATTCTCTTGTTTCTTCCTTTGTTTAAGTATGTATTTGGGCGCCTGCCCAACCCCCTTGGGTTAAGAGATGTGGTTTTTATGAGCATCACGGCTCAGATTTTCACTCTACCCTTGGTGCTTTACCACTTTGGCATACTCTCTTTTGTTTCTTTAGCGGGCAACCTCCTCATTGTTCCCTTAATTCCCCTCGTGCTCTTTCTCGGCGTTCTCTTTCTTTTGTTGAGCATGCTTCTTCCTTTTTTAGCCTACCTTTTTGCCTTTCCCGTGGGGCTGCTCCTTTCCTATCTTTCCTTTGTTATTACAGCGCTCTCTGAGTTTCCTTTTGCAGCGGGCAGTGTTGAGGGGTTTCCCTTGTGGGTGTTACTTCCCTTATTGCTGCCAGCTTCCTTTTTTGCATGGAGAGTGCAACAGGAAAAGCGATTTCGATTCCGAGAGGAAACAATGATATGA
- a CDS encoding class I SAM-dependent methyltransferase: MQFSFDSFKRYIQKVERLIPEGSISKKEFDFFVSLLKKHADIQDVGEIGFNVGFSSYAFLSARDNIQVTSFDIGTHKYVKHAKEFIDARFSGRHTLVRGNSLKTVPSFVEHNPNTKFGLIFIDGGHDYHTVITDLHNMKKLATQDTIVVMDDLTPWEGWGRGPTKAWREAVGTGLIREIGVYKNGVSVKSLEGGSPDRIWGVGCYQELEKQVLTSSRRRRYSLESNSSLMKLRIP; the protein is encoded by the coding sequence ATGCAATTTTCTTTTGATTCTTTCAAACGATATATTCAAAAGGTAGAGCGACTTATTCCCGAGGGTTCAATCTCTAAGAAAGAGTTTGATTTTTTTGTTTCCTTGTTAAAAAAACATGCAGACATACAAGACGTAGGAGAAATTGGGTTTAATGTAGGATTTTCCAGTTATGCCTTTTTGTCTGCTAGAGATAACATACAGGTTACCTCCTTTGACATCGGAACTCACAAGTATGTGAAGCACGCCAAAGAATTCATCGATGCCCGATTCTCAGGGAGACATACGCTCGTGCGGGGAAATTCTCTTAAAACAGTCCCCAGTTTTGTAGAGCACAATCCCAATACAAAGTTTGGCCTTATCTTTATTGATGGGGGCCATGATTACCATACGGTTATCACCGATTTGCATAATATGAAGAAGTTGGCGACTCAAGATACGATTGTAGTCATGGATGACCTGACTCCATGGGAAGGGTGGGGAAGAGGACCGACAAAGGCATGGAGGGAAGCGGTTGGGACGGGACTGATACGAGAAATTGGCGTGTATAAAAACGGGGTGTCCGTCAAGAGCTTAGAAGGAGGTTCTCCGGATCGAATTTGGGGAGTTGGATGCTATCAAGAGCTAGAGAAACAGGTCTTAACATCATCTCGCAGGCGGAGATATTCTTTAGAATCCAATAGTTCCTTAATGAAATTAAGGATTCCTTAA
- the ftsZ gene encoding cell division protein FtsZ → MTAKTVIKVFGIGGAGNNAIDRMVQAKIRGVDLIAINTDAQDLKKVKAHHKIRIGRESTKGLGAGMNPELGKRAALESKEELESALKGADMVFLAAGLGGGTGGGAIVPIAEMARAQKILSIAVVTKPFTFEGSWRNRLADRALQELQGKVDTLLVIENDQILELAGQDTTVLSAFWQVDEILRQAVQGISDLIAVPGIVNVDFADVRRIMASAGQAVFGVGKAKGEQRIEQALEAALHSPLLNMSIQGAQAVLFNVAGGDDLSLTEVNEAAQKIKEKLAPGATIIFGAVYDKSLKKGEVKITLIATGFKKGMFS, encoded by the coding sequence AAGATTCGGGGAGTCGATCTCATTGCCATTAACACGGACGCCCAGGACTTAAAGAAAGTCAAAGCTCACCACAAGATTCGCATTGGCAGGGAGAGTACCAAGGGGCTGGGAGCTGGCATGAACCCGGAGCTGGGAAAACGGGCTGCCTTGGAAAGCAAGGAAGAACTTGAGAGTGCGCTTAAGGGAGCCGACATGGTGTTTCTGGCAGCAGGCCTTGGAGGAGGAACAGGGGGAGGTGCCATTGTTCCTATAGCTGAAATGGCAAGAGCGCAAAAGATTTTGAGCATTGCCGTGGTGACCAAACCCTTCACCTTTGAAGGCTCCTGGAGAAACAGGCTGGCTGACCGGGCATTGCAAGAACTTCAGGGCAAGGTAGACACCCTTTTGGTTATTGAAAACGACCAGATTCTAGAGCTTGCAGGCCAAGACACCACCGTACTTTCTGCCTTTTGGCAGGTAGATGAGATCCTGCGCCAGGCAGTGCAGGGCATTTCAGATCTCATTGCGGTTCCTGGCATCGTTAATGTGGACTTTGCGGACGTGAGAAGAATCATGGCCTCTGCCGGACAGGCGGTGTTTGGGGTAGGCAAGGCAAAGGGTGAGCAGCGTATTGAGCAGGCCCTGGAAGCAGCTCTCCACTCACCGTTGTTGAACATGTCCATTCAAGGGGCCCAGGCTGTGCTCTTTAACGTGGCAGGAGGAGACGACCTTTCCTTAACCGAGGTGAATGAGGCAGCGCAAAAGATCAAAGAGAAGCTCGCACCAGGAGCTACCATTATCTTTGGTGCCGTGTATGACAAGAGTTTGAAAAAAGGTGAGGTAAAGATTACCCTCATTGCCACGGGTTTTAAAAAAGGAATGTTTTCTTGA
- a CDS encoding class I SAM-dependent methyltransferase has protein sequence MIIANFVRWLVDSIGRRRAKQLVGKLEHFLQDGESVLDIGAGGGWNGERIHQEKKCNVTLLDISSNLNRTQLPLLLYDGTTIPFADNSFDTSLLLFVLHHCQDPAKVLKEAVRVSKKRVIIMEDTFGSWFGRILLCCYDTFENFPALLVEPSYKMNLPHNFKKVPEWKEAFEHLGLKLVHTEHIQRFPITQILFILEK, from the coding sequence ATGATTATTGCAAACTTCGTACGCTGGTTGGTAGACAGTATTGGGAGGAGGCGAGCAAAGCAACTCGTTGGCAAGCTTGAGCATTTCCTTCAAGACGGAGAGAGCGTGCTGGATATTGGAGCTGGAGGAGGATGGAACGGAGAGCGAATCCACCAGGAAAAAAAGTGTAACGTCACCCTGCTGGACATTAGTAGTAACCTGAACCGAACTCAGCTCCCTCTTTTGCTGTACGATGGAACCACAATTCCTTTTGCCGACAATTCTTTTGATACCTCCCTGCTTTTGTTTGTGCTTCATCATTGCCAAGATCCAGCCAAGGTGTTGAAAGAAGCGGTCCGAGTGAGTAAAAAGCGCGTTATTATCATGGAAGACACTTTTGGTTCTTGGTTCGGACGTATCCTGCTGTGTTGTTATGACACGTTTGAGAATTTCCCTGCTTTATTGGTAGAACCCTCATACAAGATGAATCTTCCCCATAACTTCAAGAAGGTTCCTGAATGGAAAGAAGCATTTGAACATCTTGGCCTTAAGCTTGTGCACACAGAACACATTCAGCGTTTTCCCATTACTCAGATTCTGTTTATCCTTGAGAAATGA